In the Pyrolobus fumarii 1A genome, one interval contains:
- the ftsY gene encoding signal recognition particle-docking protein FtsY, translated as MVLKRLRKVLQGFVEKVERVVQKAAEKATTKTISEKDVDEFLQDLLMELIESDVAFETAEKLVEELRKRLVGLQVPRGADTRKILEGKVHEALVELLKTGWRHIDLVSEAKEKCRRGEPLVIVFLGVNGVGKTTTIAKFAYMFKKAGLTPVIAAADTFRAGAQEQLRLHAERVGAVFVGGRYGADPASVAYDAIQMAKSRGYCVVLVDTAGRMHTDIDLMEELRKIVRVAKPDYKVLVVDALTGNDAVEQAKFFDEAVGVDFVVLTKFDADAKGGTAISVVDAIKKPILFLGVGQRYEDLEPMEPEKLVAKLLS; from the coding sequence ATGGTACTCAAGAGGCTTCGCAAGGTACTTCAGGGTTTTGTAGAGAAAGTTGAACGTGTAGTACAGAAGGCAGCTGAAAAGGCTACAACAAAGACGATCAGCGAGAAAGATGTAGACGAGTTTCTCCAGGATCTTCTCATGGAACTCATAGAAAGTGATGTTGCGTTTGAGACCGCCGAGAAGCTGGTAGAGGAGTTGCGCAAGAGACTAGTGGGTCTTCAGGTGCCGAGAGGAGCTGATACGCGCAAGATACTTGAGGGCAAGGTACATGAGGCTCTCGTTGAGCTTCTCAAGACAGGATGGCGGCATATAGACCTAGTGTCCGAGGCCAAGGAGAAGTGTAGACGAGGCGAACCTCTTGTCATAGTATTCTTGGGTGTAAATGGCGTAGGAAAAACGACAACGATAGCGAAGTTCGCCTACATGTTCAAGAAAGCAGGGCTCACACCAGTCATAGCAGCAGCTGATACATTCCGTGCAGGTGCGCAGGAGCAGCTGAGGCTTCACGCTGAACGTGTAGGTGCGGTTTTCGTAGGTGGGCGTTACGGTGCCGATCCTGCCTCGGTAGCTTACGATGCGATACAGATGGCCAAGAGTAGGGGCTATTGTGTGGTCCTAGTTGACACTGCAGGGCGCATGCATACCGATATCGACCTCATGGAGGAGCTTAGGAAGATTGTACGTGTAGCCAAGCCAGACTACAAGGTGCTTGTGGTTGACGCTTTAACCGGGAATGATGCTGTGGAGCAAGCGAAGTTCTTTGACGAGGCGGTGGGTGTCGACTTTGTAGTCCTTACAAAGTTTGATGCGGATGCCAAGGGTGGTACAGCGATAAGCGTTGTGGATGCTATCAAGAAGCCAATACTGTTCCTTGGCGTGGGTCAACGGTATGAAGACTTGGAGCCCATGGAGCCAGAGAAGCTTGTCGCCAAGCTGTTATCCTAG
- a CDS encoding protein translocase SEC61 complex subunit gamma: MIEKVRETLETWRQIILRTRRPRRDEFLLTFRIVLLAILAIGAVGYAIHLAARFVLVG; the protein is encoded by the coding sequence ATGATAGAGAAAGTGCGCGAGACCCTAGAGACATGGCGGCAGATAATACTCAGGACGAGGAGACCTAGGCGTGACGAATTCCTACTAACCTTCCGTATTGTGCTGCTCGCGATACTTGCTATAGGCGCGGTTGGTTATGCTATTCACCTGGCAGCCAGGTTTGTGCTTGTAGGGTGA